The genomic region TGATGGCGTCTTCGCCCTGCCGGATGATGAATGACAGGGTCTGGCTGGCCTCGCCCTCGGCCGGATGCGGCTGGGCCTGGGCCAGGGCTTCGCCGACGCGGCTGGCGGTCTTTTCGGCCTCTCGACGCAGGGAGGGCGGAATCAGGTCGTCGAGAAAGGTGTAGACGGGGCTGTCGGGCTCTTCCCGGTTGAGGACCGCCTCCAGCGTCTCGCCGAGGTGCTTCTGAAACCGGATCACTTCGAAATAATCGATGTTTTCGCCCAGATGCGTGTATTTGTTGATCAGAATGTGGTTGAGATCGAACGGATAGCCGAGCTGGTCCTCCGAGATAACGATGGTGGTCCGGGGGCGCAGGGCGTGGCGGATGCCCAGTTCGTAAAACGCATTCAGATTCGCCGTCGAAAGGTCAGCCACTACAATATCGGCCGTCAGCAGCTGCTGGTACATCGGCAGATCGATGGGGCCGGAATGCAGGATTTCGTCCGCCCGGATGCAGATCATGCCTTTGGCCTCGACCACCGGTTTGATCAGCGCGTGGTACGATTTGTCGAGGTCCAGCTTCCGACCGGTGGCCAGGTCGGTTTTCTTGCCAAAACCCATGACGACAAAACAGGTTTTCTGGGCGGTTTTGGTGGCGGTTGTCATAGACGCAAGCGTTAGGAAAGTAGGGTCAGGAAATGGGTTTGCACCGGTAAGTTGCGGATTCGTGAAGGGAGACCGATTGCCGGTTAATAAAAACGGGAAACTACCGGGCCTTTTCGGGGAAATCAGCCGGGTTAGCGGTCTCCGGCCGACCCCTTTTTTCCCTCTTCGATGCCGTACTCATCCATCAGTTCCCGGCCGAATTGCCGAATCGTTTCGATAACCGGAATAATCCGTTTTCCCTTGCTGGTAATGGCGTATTCCACGTGCGGAGGCACCACCGGAAAGACCGTCCGGGTAATGAAACCGTGCCCTTCCAGTTCGCGCAACTGCGTCGTTAGCATCTTATGGCTGATGTGAGGCAGGTATTTCTTCAGTTCGCTGTAGCGCATGACCTGTTTGTTGAGCCGCCACAGAATGGGCATTTTCCAGGTTCCGCCGATGTGATCCATCGCAAATTCGACGGGGTTGTAGTATAGCTTGCCGTTGTGCAGAAAATCAGGCATACCGATAAAGGGTTGATTGACAGACGCTCTCCAAAAGGAGAGTATCACACTTAAAAGTACATATATTTACAAAGGTATGCAGGCTTCCTACTTTTGTCGAGGTCCACAAAAAATCGGTACGACTTAGACAACTGCCAGAATATGAGCCTCAAAGATCCAAATCGGGTAAACCAGAAGCGACCCCGGCGCGTCGCCATCGTTATTTCCAATCCGGCTGTTTCAACCACCACCGGATGGCCGGTCGGCTTCTGGTGGAGCGAACTGACCCACCCTTATTACGAATTTGCCGAAAAGGGCTACGAAATCGAAATTTTCAGCCCGGACGGGGGCAAGTGTGAGCCCGACGCCATGAGCGACCCCAACGACGCCAGCGGCTATTCGTCAACCGACCTCATTTCCCAGGGTTTTATCCACACGGAGTCTTTGCGGGCGCTGATCGACAACACCAAACCCATTTCCGCCCTGAACGTCGCCGATTTTGACGCCCTCGTCGTGGCGGGCGGACAGGCCCCCATGTTCACCTTCGAAAACGCCACCGCACTGCAGCAGAAGTTTGTCGAGTTTTATGAATCGGGCAAAGTGACCGCCGCGCTTTGTCACGGAACGGCCATCCTGCGTTATGCCAGACTAAGCAACGGCGAGTATCTGGCCAAAGGCAGAACGGTTACGGGGTTTGCCAACGTCGAAGAGGATTTTGCCGATAATGCCGTATGGGACTATGGCCTGCTGTCGCGGGACAGGCACGTGATGCCGTGGCGCATCGAGGATGAACTCAGAAAAATGGGGGCTAACTACGTCCAGGCTGGTTTGTGGCGGGGTTTTGCCATTCGCGACGGCAACCTCATCACGGGGCAGCAGAACTTCTCCGGGGCAGAAACGGCGCGGGTCATCATCGACGCCCTGGGCGAGTAAACGGGTGCGACGAGTCAGCAGGATGCTCCGCCGTTTAGCCCTGGTGGGATTGTGTCTGACCGGATGGCCCGCCCGGGCGCAACTCAACGAAAGCGACACCA from Tellurirhabdus rosea harbors:
- a CDS encoding type 1 glutamine amidotransferase domain-containing protein, encoding MSLKDPNRVNQKRPRRVAIVISNPAVSTTTGWPVGFWWSELTHPYYEFAEKGYEIEIFSPDGGKCEPDAMSDPNDASGYSSTDLISQGFIHTESLRALIDNTKPISALNVADFDALVVAGGQAPMFTFENATALQQKFVEFYESGKVTAALCHGTAILRYARLSNGEYLAKGRTVTGFANVEEDFADNAVWDYGLLSRDRHVMPWRIEDELRKMGANYVQAGLWRGFAIRDGNLITGQQNFSGAETARVIIDALGE
- a CDS encoding winged helix-turn-helix transcriptional regulator, which encodes MPDFLHNGKLYYNPVEFAMDHIGGTWKMPILWRLNKQVMRYSELKKYLPHISHKMLTTQLRELEGHGFITRTVFPVVPPHVEYAITSKGKRIIPVIETIRQFGRELMDEYGIEEGKKGSAGDR